One genomic region from Populus nigra chromosome 8, ddPopNigr1.1, whole genome shotgun sequence encodes:
- the LOC133700700 gene encoding transcription factor MYBS3 produces the protein MTRRCSHCSNNGHNSRTCPTRSSLASSSSSPLSGVKLFGVRLTDGSIIKKSASMGNLSVHYHSSPSAAASPNPDSPLFDHVRDSAHVPDGYLSDDPAAHASCSTNQRGDRKKGVPWTEDEHRLFLIGLQKLGKGDWRGIARNFVVSRTPTQVASHAQKFFIRQSNATRRKRRSSLFDMVPEMATDPQPVPEEQELPSPSRAGDTGNADSLPSLNLSLKPEFEPMDISSQELVKEPDKTVTGLSEIKPIVSTSNEFSTVVSGSSEFTAVPGFFPALLPVPYPYWPPNTTSFEEGAGAAASHHEVLKPVPIIPKEPFVVDELVGMSHLHLGETDRHHREPSPLSLKLIGEPSRQSAFHASAPAGGSDLSNGKASSIQAV, from the exons ATGACGCGGCGTTGTTCGCATTGCAGCAACAACGGACACAACTCTCGAACCTGTCCCACGCGCTCCTCTCTCGcgtcttcgtcttcttctcctttatcCGGAGTGAAGCTCTTCGGCGTGAGGCTGACCGATGGGTCAATCATTAAAAAGAGTGCGAGTATGGGAAACTTGTCGGTGCACTACCATTCGTCTCCATCAGCTGCCGCTTCGCCTAATCCTGACTCTCCTCTATTTGATCATGTCCGTGATTCGGCTCATGTACCTGACGGCTATTTGTCTGATGACCCGGCTGCCCATGCTAGCTGCTCTACCAATCAACGCGGAGACAGAAAAAAAG GTGTCCCATGGACTGAAGACGAGCATCGGCTGTTCTTAATTGGTCTCCAAAAATTGGGAAAAGGAGATTGGCGTGGAATAGCTCGAAACTTTGTGGTATCCAGGACTCCCACCCAGGTGGCAAGCCATGCTCAGAAATTTTTCATCCGGCAGAGCAATGCCACTCGGAGAAAGAGACGGTCCAGTCTTTTTGATATGGTTCCAGAAATG GCCACAGATCCGCAGCCAGTGCCAGAAGAGCAAGAGTTGCCGTCTCCTTCTCGGGCAGGAGATACTGGTAATGCAGATTCACTACCTTCATTGAATCTCTCTCTCAAGCCAGAATTTGAACCCATGGATATTTCATCTCAAGAGCTAGTCAAGGAACCTGATAAAACCGTGACGGGGCTGAGTGAAATCAAACCAATTGTTTCTACTTCAAATGAATTCAGCACAGTTGTTTCAGGTTCGAGTGAATtcacagcagttcctggattcTTCCCAGCTTTATTGCCAGTTCCCTATCCGTATTGGCCTCCAAATACCACCTCCTTCGAAGAAGGTGCGGGTGCAGCGGCTTCGCATCATGAGGTCCTGAAGCCAGTTCCAATCATTCCAAAGGAGCCTTTTGTTGTAGATGAACTGGTCGGTATGTCTCATCTGCATCTAGGAGAGACTGATAGACACCACAGGGAGCCTTCACCACTCTCCCTGAAACTAATCGGGGAGCCATCAAGGCAGTCAGCGTTTCATGCAAGTGCTCCAGCTGGTGGATCAGATTTAAGTAATGGCAAGGCTAGTTCCATCCAAGCAGTTTGA